In Paenibacillus algicola, a genomic segment contains:
- the ltrA gene encoding group II intron reverse transcriptase/maturase — MNANRLTTPKENVQQLQEKLGHAAKENKKRRFHALYDKVYRMDILWEAWRRVRANKGSAGVDGETLTDIEKQGEYLFLLECQRLLKEGRYHPQPVRRHYIPKKDGKQRPLGIPTIRDRVIQMATKLVMEPIFEADFQESSFGFRPKRSAKGALDRIRKACNRKGNWVIDVDIQGYFDNINQEKLMKLVEMRISDRRMLKLVRKWLQAGVMEEGTVRRSDLGTPQGGVISPLLANIYLNYFDILWERHGSGHGELTRYADDFVVVCKTKKDADRSYELIRAIMDRLELTLHPTKTRIVGLWTGEEGFDFLGMHHRKTKAETSKGKVYYTTQQWLTRKAEERIREVVKDRLAPPGMRHKSLLEQVNWLNPKIQGWRNYYYTAHSQRKMAKLDWYILQRLARWYAKKRQRARWMSSVREVKFMARQHGLKTLL, encoded by the coding sequence GTGAATGCCAATCGGCTAACAACACCAAAGGAAAACGTTCAACAACTCCAAGAGAAACTAGGTCATGCGGCCAAGGAAAACAAGAAACGCAGATTCCACGCTTTGTATGACAAGGTCTACCGAATGGACATTTTGTGGGAAGCATGGCGCAGGGTGCGAGCCAATAAAGGCTCGGCGGGCGTCGACGGTGAGACGCTGACGGACATCGAGAAGCAAGGCGAATACCTCTTCTTGCTTGAATGCCAACGGCTTTTAAAAGAGGGGCGCTACCACCCACAGCCTGTTCGGCGGCATTACATCCCGAAGAAAGATGGGAAGCAAAGACCGCTTGGTATTCCGACCATTCGAGATCGCGTCATACAAATGGCAACAAAACTAGTCATGGAACCGATCTTTGAAGCCGATTTTCAGGAATCCTCATTTGGATTCCGTCCGAAGAGAAGTGCGAAGGGAGCGCTGGACCGGATCCGGAAGGCATGCAATCGCAAGGGAAATTGGGTGATCGACGTCGACATCCAAGGCTACTTCGACAACATCAATCAAGAGAAGCTTATGAAACTGGTTGAAATGCGAATCAGTGACAGACGAATGTTGAAGCTGGTTCGGAAGTGGTTACAAGCGGGAGTGATGGAAGAAGGGACGGTAAGGCGCTCAGATTTGGGAACACCGCAAGGCGGGGTAATATCTCCGCTGCTTGCGAACATTTACCTCAATTACTTCGACATTCTGTGGGAACGACATGGGAGCGGTCACGGAGAACTAACGCGTTATGCGGATGACTTCGTGGTTGTATGCAAAACGAAGAAAGACGCAGACCGATCGTACGAACTTATTCGTGCGATTATGGATCGTCTCGAACTCACCTTGCATCCAACCAAAACGCGCATCGTCGGACTGTGGACAGGAGAAGAAGGCTTCGACTTTCTCGGTATGCATCATCGCAAGACGAAAGCAGAAACCTCCAAAGGAAAAGTGTATTACACCACTCAGCAATGGCTGACTCGGAAAGCAGAAGAACGCATTCGGGAAGTCGTAAAAGACCGTCTGGCACCGCCGGGTATGCGGCACAAGTCGTTACTTGAACAGGTCAATTGGTTAAATCCCAAGATACAAGGCTGGCGGAATTATTACTACACCGCCCACAGTCAGCGGAAGATGGCAAAGCTGGATTGGTACATTCTTCAGAGGCTTGCGAGATGGTACGCGAAGAAGCGGCAACGCGCACGATGGATGAGTTCTGTGCGCGAGGTTAAATTCATGGCTAGACAACATGGACTCAAAACGCTCTTGTAA
- the chrA gene encoding chromate efflux transporter: MESKEQAAARYGSKGKAGTYLEVLAVSTKLGLTSFGGPVAHIGYFHNEYIRRRKWMDERSYADLVALCQFLPGPASSQVGIGIGVIRGGLVGGLIAWLGFTLPSVVALVLFALLLQGMDLGNAGWIHGLKLVAVAIVAHAILGMGQKLAPDRSRATLAIAAASIALLWQSVFSQVGIIVAAGLFGLWMYRKAETPEVTDLNIPVKRGVALFCLVLFAALLAALPLLRQGAVGGWLPLFDSFYRSGSLVFGGGHVVLPLLEREVVPAGWVNKEDFLAGYGAAQAVPGPLFTFAAFLGTLAGGISGAVIATAAIFLPAFLLIIGTLPFWNAMRRNPKVQGALVGINAAVVGILLAALYDPLWTTTILSPADFAMAAVFFLMLVFWKLPPWVIVIAGALGGTLLTLI, translated from the coding sequence ATGGAGAGCAAGGAGCAAGCTGCGGCCCGTTACGGGTCAAAAGGGAAGGCAGGCACCTATCTGGAGGTACTGGCGGTGTCCACGAAGCTTGGGTTGACGTCCTTTGGCGGACCGGTTGCGCACATTGGGTATTTTCACAACGAATACATACGGCGGCGTAAATGGATGGATGAACGAAGCTATGCAGATCTGGTCGCGCTGTGCCAGTTCCTTCCCGGACCGGCCAGCAGTCAGGTCGGCATCGGCATTGGCGTCATTCGCGGAGGGCTTGTAGGCGGGCTGATCGCCTGGCTCGGGTTCACGCTGCCTTCCGTTGTGGCCTTGGTGCTGTTCGCTCTGCTGCTGCAGGGGATGGATCTGGGCAATGCGGGCTGGATTCACGGACTGAAGCTGGTCGCCGTAGCGATCGTGGCCCATGCGATACTCGGGATGGGCCAGAAGCTGGCTCCGGATCGAAGCCGGGCGACACTGGCTATCGCGGCAGCCTCTATCGCGCTGCTGTGGCAGTCGGTGTTCAGTCAGGTCGGCATCATTGTCGCAGCGGGACTGTTCGGGCTGTGGATGTACCGCAAAGCCGAGACCCCGGAGGTCACGGATCTGAATATCCCCGTGAAGCGCGGAGTCGCACTCTTTTGTCTGGTGCTGTTCGCGGCGCTGCTGGCAGCGCTGCCGCTGCTTCGACAGGGAGCGGTCGGCGGCTGGCTGCCGCTGTTTGACAGCTTCTACCGGTCCGGATCGCTGGTGTTCGGTGGAGGTCATGTCGTGCTGCCGCTGCTGGAGCGAGAGGTCGTACCGGCGGGCTGGGTGAACAAAGAGGACTTCCTGGCCGGCTACGGTGCAGCCCAGGCCGTGCCGGGCCCGCTGTTTACCTTCGCGGCATTTCTGGGGACACTGGCTGGTGGCATTTCCGGCGCAGTGATCGCCACCGCTGCGATTTTTCTGCCTGCGTTTCTGCTCATTATCGGCACGCTGCCGTTCTGGAACGCTATGCGCCGCAACCCCAAGGTGCAAGGCGCCCTGGTCGGAATCAATGCCGCAGTCGTCGGCATCCTGCTGGCCGCGCTTTATGATCCGCTTTGGACGACGACGATTCTGTCGCCGGCGGATTTTGCCATGGCCGCTGTCTTTTTCCTCATGCTCGTCTTCTGGAAGCTTCCGCCGTGGGTGATCGTCATCGCGGGAGCGCTTGGCGGCACGCTGCTGACTTTGATTTGA
- a CDS encoding DUF4181 domain-containing protein: protein MNVIGIVGFVTSVVSIVLNLILVKSEHRHEKLSDTAGKKWYIASTLMMGTVVFGILLIDFNVVIDPFRMMQGILAAGALYLCFNGWLEKKYIRHTRRHMISFTIAFLLIAFLAWATLAADREVLMSFRLQ from the coding sequence ATGAACGTCATTGGAATTGTAGGGTTCGTTACATCTGTAGTGTCGATCGTCTTAAACCTAATTCTCGTCAAGAGCGAGCATCGTCATGAGAAGCTGAGTGACACAGCGGGGAAAAAGTGGTATATCGCTTCAACCTTGATGATGGGTACCGTTGTGTTCGGCATCCTGCTGATTGACTTCAATGTTGTAATAGACCCGTTCAGAATGATGCAGGGTATTCTGGCTGCGGGTGCACTGTACCTATGCTTTAACGGCTGGCTGGAGAAGAAATATATCCGGCACACGCGGCGGCATATGATCAGCTTTACAATAGCCTTCCTGCTGATTGCGTTTCTGGCATGGGCCACCTTGGCAGCGGATCGGGAGGTGTTAATGAGCTTCCGGCTGCAGTAG
- a CDS encoding ABC transporter ATP-binding protein, whose translation MKSSLAWIWPFIRRSKGWYLFGFVIMMAETAFSLGGTWVQKWIIDDVFIAGETEHALTYFVLLGVCLFAAPALFTATAMVHHRIGYALRITLGKLVMNHLYHLPLSHIQKERSARFTDYLVKDIYTVGGGVSYLMPKALQRVVSAVVIMIIIGSVSLTLLLSTTVLCLSFMALGRYLGEKVRSSSRQVADRKTALTVHMEEGIAATKEVVAFHREAWELERYQRLFKPYMEEVMKAGRLENKQMILSQPLKWSATLVVLAFGGYQVMQGTMSAGLLIVLWQYSSGLMDDFHMIFEHAMQGARLVGTIDRLKRITDVEKMADGSQAFTEPITSMELKKVSFSFQAEAGQPILQELDMTLKVGKKNAIVGASGGGKSTISKLLARFYEPEAGDIEVNGHSLSLLQRQDWSERVCIVLQEPYFFPESIRTNLTMGRAHISDEELMALCKAMYIDDFINSLPLGLDQEIGERGVMLSGGQRQRLSLVRALAARPEVLILDEATSALDLETERKIQRSLDTLREGLTTIVIAHRLSTIRNADVIFVIDKGALVEEGNHDILLAQDGLYRKLLRGEEEATGVA comes from the coding sequence ATGAAGAGCAGCTTGGCTTGGATATGGCCATTCATACGTAGAAGCAAGGGCTGGTATCTGTTCGGTTTTGTCATTATGATGGCAGAAACGGCCTTTTCCCTTGGGGGAACCTGGGTTCAGAAATGGATCATTGATGATGTTTTTATCGCGGGTGAGACGGAGCATGCCCTGACCTACTTTGTACTGCTGGGGGTTTGTCTGTTTGCGGCTCCTGCACTCTTTACAGCGACAGCCATGGTGCATCACAGAATCGGCTATGCACTGCGCATCACGTTGGGAAAGCTTGTTATGAATCATCTGTACCACCTGCCGCTTTCGCATATTCAGAAGGAACGAAGTGCGCGGTTCACAGATTATCTCGTGAAGGACATTTATACGGTGGGCGGCGGCGTTTCATACCTGATGCCAAAGGCACTGCAGCGTGTAGTGTCCGCGGTCGTGATCATGATCATTATCGGCAGCGTCAGCCTGACGTTGCTGCTCTCTACCACCGTGCTGTGTCTCAGCTTCATGGCGTTGGGACGCTATTTGGGAGAAAAGGTTCGGTCAAGCTCACGTCAGGTAGCCGATCGGAAAACAGCGCTCACTGTACATATGGAAGAAGGTATTGCCGCTACCAAGGAAGTCGTCGCCTTTCACCGGGAAGCCTGGGAGCTGGAGCGGTATCAGCGGTTGTTTAAGCCTTATATGGAAGAAGTAATGAAAGCAGGACGTCTGGAGAACAAGCAAATGATTCTCAGTCAGCCGTTGAAATGGTCTGCCACTTTAGTCGTTCTGGCCTTCGGTGGCTATCAGGTGATGCAGGGCACGATGAGCGCCGGCTTGCTCATCGTGCTATGGCAATATTCCTCGGGCTTAATGGATGATTTCCATATGATTTTTGAGCATGCCATGCAGGGCGCGCGCCTGGTCGGTACCATTGACCGCCTGAAGCGGATTACAGACGTCGAGAAAATGGCGGATGGAAGCCAAGCCTTCACGGAACCGATCACCTCTATGGAGCTCAAAAAGGTAAGCTTCTCCTTTCAAGCGGAGGCGGGGCAGCCCATCCTGCAGGAGCTGGACATGACACTGAAGGTGGGCAAGAAAAATGCCATCGTCGGAGCCAGCGGCGGCGGAAAATCCACCATATCCAAGCTGCTGGCCCGGTTCTATGAGCCAGAGGCAGGGGACATTGAGGTGAACGGTCATTCGCTTTCTCTCCTGCAAAGGCAGGATTGGTCGGAGCGGGTATGCATTGTCCTTCAGGAGCCGTACTTCTTCCCGGAGTCCATCCGCACCAATCTGACGATGGGACGAGCTCACATCTCGGACGAGGAGTTGATGGCGCTCTGTAAGGCCATGTATATTGACGATTTCATCAACTCACTGCCGCTGGGTCTGGATCAGGAGATCGGAGAACGCGGTGTAATGCTCTCCGGGGGCCAGCGTCAGCGTCTTTCACTCGTTCGCGCACTCGCTGCACGGCCAGAGGTGCTCATTCTGGACGAGGCGACCTCGGCGCTGGATTTGGAAACGGAGCGTAAAATTCAGCGCAGCCTGGATACGCTGCGGGAAGGGCTGACAACCATCGTCATCGCTCACAGATTGTCTACGATCCGCAACGCCGACGTCATTTTCGTCATAGACAAAGGTGCATTGGTGGAGGAAGGGAACCACGACATCCTGCTGGCGCAGGATGGGCTGTACCGAAAGCTGCTGCGGGGCGAAGAAGAAGCCACCGGCGTCGCCTGA
- a CDS encoding ABC transporter ATP-binding protein: MKNKWSAYQERRQTYFWVLSYLKPYRGSLIALIVMGLVLALGEISIPQFLRYLIDVVVPEKSNTLFFTALAVLILVLGLMFAATALCNILERSVQEKAARDLQLSLFTHLRKLGFAYYEQHPTGETLSLFNHNLTAVQKIYTQYLPLIIRHLLLILVPLVMVLHMNTKLTLFILPCYFLYYLIGPTIDGKTAMYFKQQTQERERLNQKIYNSVSSLVEVRAFGATSWEVGRFTETYEQYAKTRLGSLLYRHLQFSFRMTATAVGVILMYILGSQSITSGSMSVGTFVSFTIYILMIFRSIGRLTFQLLEQSYCIGQAQLLYQYAQHKPVVQEDRKPRFLSDIAGALTFSEVHFSYRGRSPVITGFTAQILPGQKTALVGTSGGGKSTLLKLVGRFYDPDQGQILLDGVPLTELSLSQIRESIGIVFQETYLFGLSIQENIRFGRPDASQADIIAAAKAAFIHDFILELPEGYDTLVGERGIRLSGGQKQRIAIARMFIKNPSIILLDEATASLDTVSEKAVQHALQALLASRTTIAVAHRISTIRDYDQIIVIDQGKAVEQGTYEELVRQQGIFYQLVKGEELHEEQLGLDMAIHT, translated from the coding sequence TTGAAGAACAAATGGAGCGCTTATCAAGAACGGAGACAGACCTATTTCTGGGTGCTGTCTTATTTGAAGCCTTACCGCGGGAGTTTGATCGCCCTCATTGTGATGGGACTTGTTCTCGCGCTTGGCGAGATTAGCATTCCGCAATTTTTACGCTATCTCATTGATGTAGTAGTTCCTGAGAAGAGCAACACACTATTTTTCACAGCGCTGGCCGTATTGATCCTTGTTCTGGGATTGATGTTTGCAGCGACGGCCCTTTGCAACATTCTGGAACGCTCGGTGCAGGAGAAGGCCGCCCGGGATTTACAGCTCAGCCTGTTCACACATCTAAGGAAGCTGGGCTTTGCTTACTATGAGCAGCACCCGACCGGAGAAACCCTGTCTCTGTTCAACCACAACCTGACGGCGGTTCAGAAGATCTACACCCAATACCTGCCCCTCATCATCCGGCATCTGCTACTCATTCTGGTACCCCTGGTCATGGTACTCCATATGAACACGAAGCTGACGCTTTTCATTCTTCCATGCTATTTCCTCTACTATTTGATAGGTCCTACTATTGATGGAAAAACAGCGATGTATTTTAAACAGCAAACCCAGGAGCGGGAACGACTAAATCAGAAAATTTATAATTCGGTCAGTTCACTGGTAGAAGTGCGTGCTTTTGGCGCGACCTCCTGGGAAGTGGGGCGTTTTACGGAAACGTATGAGCAATATGCAAAAACCCGTCTCGGCTCCCTGCTCTACCGGCATCTGCAATTCTCTTTTCGAATGACGGCTACAGCCGTCGGAGTCATCCTGATGTACATCCTCGGCTCTCAATCAATTACGAGTGGCAGCATGAGTGTGGGCACTTTCGTATCATTTACCATCTACATATTGATGATCTTCCGCTCGATCGGGCGTTTGACTTTTCAACTGCTGGAGCAAAGCTACTGTATAGGCCAGGCACAGCTATTGTATCAATATGCTCAGCACAAGCCTGTGGTTCAAGAAGACCGAAAGCCCCGGTTCCTCTCTGACATTGCCGGAGCGTTGACGTTCAGCGAGGTTCATTTCAGCTACAGGGGACGTTCACCGGTGATCACGGGATTTACAGCACAGATTCTTCCCGGGCAAAAGACGGCTCTCGTAGGGACTAGCGGCGGCGGAAAATCGACACTGCTCAAGCTGGTAGGCCGGTTTTACGATCCGGATCAAGGCCAGATTCTACTGGATGGCGTCCCCTTGACCGAGCTCTCCCTAAGTCAAATTCGGGAATCGATCGGCATCGTGTTTCAAGAAACGTATCTATTCGGTTTGTCCATCCAGGAAAATATCCGCTTCGGTCGACCGGATGCCTCTCAAGCGGACATCATTGCGGCTGCAAAGGCCGCCTTCATTCATGATTTCATATTGGAGCTGCCAGAGGGATATGACACCTTGGTCGGTGAGCGGGGCATCCGACTTTCCGGCGGCCAGAAGCAAAGAATTGCTATTGCAAGAATGTTTATCAAGAATCCGTCCATCATCCTGTTGGATGAAGCGACTGCCTCACTGGATACAGTCAGTGAAAAAGCGGTACAGCATGCGCTGCAGGCGCTGCTAGCAAGCCGGACCACCATTGCGGTAGCCCACCGGATTTCTACGATCCGTGATTACGATCAGATTATCGTGATTGATCAGGGAAAAGCGGTGGAGCAAGGTACCTATGAGGAGCTTGTCAGGCAGCAGGGCATCTTTTATCAGCTGGTAAAGGGGGAGGAGCTTCATGAAGAGCAGCTTGGCTTGGATATGGCCATTCATACGTAG
- a CDS encoding M50 family metallopeptidase, producing MNKWIKTILYLVGAAILTRLIPFSSWFRIMDTMVHELGHALATLALSGRVLSIELNPDHSGVTYSLVAPGWKSLVVSMAGYIPASLFSVLMFYVYARQKQGQGLLAITVTALLMIILFVRNGYGIWWLSIFIVITLAFYLIGGKIRNAYYLLLAFLCLEESVMGPVTLLIYGIITPARAGDAANLAHQTPLPAAVWALIFLAFALWCAKLALQLFWGRRSASGRSLDMSARLR from the coding sequence ATGAACAAGTGGATCAAAACGATTCTGTATCTGGTTGGCGCCGCCATCTTGACCCGCCTCATTCCTTTTTCCTCCTGGTTCCGCATTATGGACACCATGGTGCATGAGCTCGGTCATGCGCTCGCGACCCTCGCCTTGTCCGGACGGGTACTGAGCATCGAGCTGAATCCGGATCACAGCGGCGTGACCTACTCCCTTGTAGCACCGGGATGGAAGTCCCTCGTCGTTTCCATGGCAGGATATATTCCGGCCTCCCTGTTCTCTGTGCTGATGTTTTACGTTTATGCCCGCCAGAAGCAGGGACAGGGGCTGCTAGCTATAACCGTAACTGCACTGCTCATGATTATCCTGTTCGTCCGCAACGGCTACGGCATCTGGTGGCTCTCCATCTTCATTGTGATTACCCTTGCCTTCTATTTGATTGGTGGAAAAATCCGAAATGCCTACTATCTCTTACTCGCTTTCCTCTGCCTGGAGGAATCAGTCATGGGACCGGTAACGCTACTCATCTATGGAATCATTACTCCGGCGCGTGCCGGCGATGCGGCGAATCTCGCCCATCAGACCCCTCTGCCTGCAGCCGTGTGGGCGCTGATCTTTTTAGCCTTTGCCCTGTGGTGCGCCAAGCTCGCGCTGCAGCTGTTCTGGGGCAGGCGGTCAGCATCAGGCCGCAGCCTGGACATGAGCGCGCGGCTGCGCTAG
- a CDS encoding TerB N-terminal domain-containing protein, giving the protein MTQPQEPERRPRHAKRESSGGVSPRSEQPHQSSRSEQRHQSPGPGQVHEVSRQEGPKVKSWRSHDLQLTFAEFQLGGEERELRIPEESAVRRHQETEAAMQETEAALREPEKFTGDSQEAFTGQLTLAELDFGPSGEQPSGAASHAGHALTRPTPPSPEVSTLPASSVPPSFDGVRYYTREQQFYLRAKELEWHAEPQAPFTPFKSYWPVYSEMSPPQERWYFYWREEVRSGSYPDTDLSYLFLYIYELIHGIGWSGPQQGWQLLNQVWLAYRGRYRKLDSYLREWRFDFARVHGLELPEADVLDKLPRSLSPELREREWLRRFSARPVELNWDVLRELLDVDPEKSRFFQESGSKALKTYAPKVIALADAYGEKTGAGRLLERFRPPEINAERPLFRTAVYDESLFGRTVTVRYMKLSAYSPLRAFLTQLVRLTENVLRELMHFKGRLKGVSVEPELGKLIRRYLEKALGAGVKAPQPPAPVVTIDPDKLQRLQQESDLVRDLLMVEEPESEDQGSPAPDESESFAGAAPVPPSWDNTADGGIHWNTEQLGQEWQELALRLTPPQLEMLYALKHNLGPAARQAAAERAGSMPELLLDEINEAAMEWIGDLLIDGDALLEDYADMLDFTKR; this is encoded by the coding sequence GTGACGCAGCCACAGGAACCGGAACGCAGACCCCGCCACGCCAAGCGAGAGAGCAGCGGAGGCGTGAGCCCAAGGTCGGAGCAGCCGCATCAAAGCTCCAGATCGGAGCAGCGGCATCAAAGCCCCGGACCGGGTCAGGTACACGAAGTTTCCCGCCAGGAGGGGCCAAAAGTGAAGTCATGGCGGAGCCATGACCTGCAGCTCACCTTTGCTGAGTTTCAGCTGGGCGGCGAAGAGCGGGAGCTGAGAATTCCGGAGGAGTCTGCAGTACGCAGGCATCAGGAAACAGAAGCGGCCATGCAGGAGACCGAGGCTGCCCTGCGGGAGCCAGAGAAATTCACGGGCGACAGCCAAGAGGCTTTCACAGGACAGCTTACCTTGGCGGAGCTGGATTTTGGACCGTCAGGGGAGCAGCCCTCAGGCGCAGCCAGCCATGCTGGTCACGCGCTGACGCGACCGACGCCGCCTTCTCCCGAGGTTTCGACGCTGCCGGCCTCCAGCGTGCCCCCGTCTTTTGATGGTGTAAGATATTACACGCGTGAGCAGCAGTTTTACCTGCGGGCCAAGGAGCTGGAGTGGCATGCGGAGCCGCAGGCGCCCTTCACTCCGTTCAAGAGCTACTGGCCGGTGTACAGTGAAATGTCACCGCCGCAGGAGCGCTGGTATTTCTACTGGAGGGAGGAGGTGCGTTCCGGAAGCTACCCGGACACGGACCTTTCCTACCTGTTTCTCTATATTTATGAGCTAATTCACGGCATCGGCTGGAGCGGACCGCAGCAGGGCTGGCAGCTGCTGAATCAGGTCTGGCTTGCTTACCGCGGCCGGTACCGTAAGCTCGACAGTTATCTGAGAGAGTGGCGGTTTGACTTTGCCCGGGTGCACGGCCTGGAGCTGCCGGAAGCGGACGTCCTGGACAAGCTCCCCCGCAGCCTCTCGCCCGAGCTTCGGGAGCGGGAGTGGCTGCGGCGGTTCAGCGCCCGTCCCGTTGAGCTGAATTGGGACGTGCTTCGGGAGCTGCTGGATGTCGATCCCGAGAAGAGCCGTTTTTTTCAGGAATCCGGCAGTAAGGCGCTGAAGACCTATGCCCCCAAAGTGATTGCTCTGGCAGATGCTTACGGAGAGAAGACGGGAGCCGGACGCCTGCTGGAGCGCTTTAGACCGCCTGAGATTAACGCGGAGCGGCCGCTGTTCCGGACGGCAGTATACGACGAGAGCCTGTTTGGACGCACGGTAACTGTGCGCTATATGAAGCTGTCCGCCTATTCCCCTCTCCGGGCGTTTCTCACACAGCTGGTCCGCTTGACCGAGAACGTGCTGAGAGAGCTGATGCACTTTAAAGGGCGGCTGAAGGGCGTGAGTGTCGAGCCAGAGCTCGGTAAGCTCATCCGACGTTATTTGGAAAAAGCGCTCGGCGCCGGCGTGAAAGCGCCCCAGCCGCCGGCGCCCGTGGTCACTATTGATCCGGACAAGCTGCAGCGGCTGCAGCAGGAGTCGGATCTCGTGCGGGACCTGCTTATGGTGGAAGAGCCGGAGTCTGAGGACCAGGGATCTCCTGCACCGGATGAGAGCGAATCTTTTGCCGGGGCGGCGCCTGTCCCTCCTTCTTGGGACAACACGGCCGATGGCGGGATACACTGGAATACGGAGCAGCTGGGACAGGAGTGGCAGGAGCTGGCGTTGAGACTGACGCCTCCGCAGCTGGAGATGCTGTATGCACTGAAGCACAATCTGGGGCCTGCTGCTCGGCAGGCAGCGGCAGAGCGTGCCGGATCCATGCCAGAGCTGCTGCTGGATGAGATTAACGAGGCGGCGATGGAGTGGATCGGCGATCTTTTAATAGATGGAGATGCTTTGCTGGAGGATTATGCAGATATGCTGGATTTCACGAAGAGGTGA
- a CDS encoding ATP-binding protein, with the protein MTELKIPRRLTTALMNSFTAGVVPRVGLEHIAVGRKPEVEALLQDMDNIQEGGAAFRLISGRYGSGKSFLLQILRNYAMDRDFVVADADLSPERRLVGTKGQGLATYRELMTHLSTRTRPDGGALEVILQKWISAIQQSLVQKEGISADDPGFSLRVEQRIFEVTGSMQSLVHGFDFAKVLTAYWKGCKLGDDDVKQAALRWLRGEYRTRTEARQELGVGMIIDDESWYDYMKLWAEFTALIGYKGLLLFIDEGVNLYKITNTVSRQSNYEKLLTLFNDTMQGKARHLGILLGGTPQFVEDERRGLFSYDALRSRLIDGRYGSQSYRTYSSPILTLSMLSHEEILILLQKLRDIHALHYQYPAALEDAQLVAFMQNAVNRLGAEELLTPREVVRDFLDLLHTLHQHPDSNFDTLLGKRSSPAQTSASTGAKSSSDENQEDDSDDFLAEFEL; encoded by the coding sequence ATGACTGAGTTAAAAATTCCGCGGCGGCTGACGACCGCGCTGATGAACTCGTTCACGGCCGGTGTCGTGCCGCGAGTGGGGCTGGAGCACATTGCGGTGGGCCGCAAACCGGAGGTCGAAGCGCTATTGCAGGATATGGACAATATTCAGGAGGGCGGTGCAGCCTTTCGCCTGATCAGCGGGCGGTACGGCAGCGGCAAGAGCTTTCTGCTCCAGATTCTTCGCAACTATGCGATGGACCGGGATTTCGTCGTAGCCGATGCGGATCTGTCGCCGGAGCGGCGCCTGGTGGGGACGAAGGGACAGGGTCTTGCCACCTACCGTGAGCTTATGACTCACCTGTCCACCCGGACACGACCGGACGGCGGAGCGCTGGAGGTTATTCTCCAGAAATGGATCTCTGCCATCCAGCAGTCCTTGGTCCAGAAGGAGGGCATCTCCGCCGATGATCCGGGCTTTAGCCTGAGGGTGGAGCAGCGGATTTTTGAAGTGACGGGCAGTATGCAGAGCCTAGTGCACGGCTTTGATTTTGCCAAGGTGCTGACGGCGTATTGGAAAGGCTGCAAGCTGGGAGATGATGATGTCAAGCAGGCAGCGCTGCGCTGGCTTCGGGGGGAATACCGGACGCGCACAGAGGCGCGGCAGGAGCTGGGAGTCGGAATGATCATTGATGATGAGAGCTGGTACGACTACATGAAGCTTTGGGCGGAATTTACAGCATTGATTGGCTACAAGGGGCTGCTGCTCTTCATCGACGAGGGTGTCAATCTGTACAAAATCACGAATACCGTATCCCGCCAAAGCAACTATGAGAAGCTGCTGACGCTGTTCAATGATACGATGCAGGGCAAGGCCCGGCATCTTGGTATTCTGCTGGGCGGTACGCCTCAGTTCGTCGAGGATGAGCGGCGGGGGCTGTTCAGCTATGACGCGCTGCGCTCGCGCCTGATCGACGGGCGCTACGGCTCGCAGTCGTACCGCACCTACAGCTCGCCCATTCTTACGCTGAGCATGCTGTCGCATGAAGAGATTCTCATTCTGCTTCAGAAGCTGCGGGACATTCATGCACTGCATTATCAATATCCGGCGGCGCTGGAGGATGCGCAGCTGGTTGCCTTTATGCAAAATGCGGTAAACCGCCTCGGCGCTGAGGAGCTGCTGACTCCGCGCGAGGTCGTCCGGGATTTCCTGGATCTGCTGCATACGCTGCATCAGCACCCGGACAGTAATTTTGACACGCTGCTCGGGAAGCGGTCCTCACCGGCCCAGACTTCGGCGTCTACAGGCGCCAAATCCAGCTCCGATGAGAACCAGGAGGATGACAGTGATGATTTCCTGGCGGAGTTTGAGCTATGA